A region from the Corynebacterium halotolerans YIM 70093 = DSM 44683 genome encodes:
- the glcB gene encoding malate synthase G, whose protein sequence is MIQTKLKDTTERLDVAGLQVAEVLHDFLTDSVLPTVGVDADDFWAGFADLVREFTPRNRKLLARRDELQEQLDEYYRANPGRPDPVEHEKFLRDIGYLVATPAENRIRTRGIDEEVATMAGPQLVVPILNARFAINAANARWGSLYDALYGTNAIPEDGGAGKGREYNPVRGRKVIAWGREFLDAAIPLDGASHADVEKYSILDGYLAATVDGREHRLKDKTVYRGFCGEIDDPGCILLRHNGLHIQLEIDPTSPIGRDDKAGIKDIILESAVTTIMDFEDSVAAVDGEDKTLGYRNWFGLNTGELSEQVTKDGRAFTRTLNPDRSYIGRNGTEIRLHGRSLLFVRNVGHLMRNPAILVDGEEIYEGIMDAVITALCAIPGLNVRNPLRNSRTGSIYIVKPKQHGPEEVAFTNDLFGRVEDLLGLPRYTIKVGVMDEERRTSANLDACIMNVADRLAFINTGFLDRTGDEIHTSMQAGAMVRKADMQTSPWKQAYEDNNVDAGLERGLSGRAQIGKGMWAQTELMAEMLEAKIGQPREGANTAWVPSPTGATLHATHYHRVDVFAAQEELKKAGRRDSLHDLLTVPVAPSADWTEEEKQEELDNNCQSILGYVVRWVEQGVGCSKVPDIHDTALMEDRATLRISSQLLCNWLVHGVVTEEQVIESLERMAAVVDRQNEDDPAYLPMSRDYDYSIAFQAAKDLLLKGAETPSGYTEPILHARRREFKEREGLR, encoded by the coding sequence ATGATCCAGACCAAGCTGAAGGACACCACCGAGCGCCTCGACGTCGCCGGCCTCCAGGTGGCCGAGGTCCTGCACGACTTCCTCACCGACAGTGTCCTGCCGACCGTGGGTGTCGACGCCGACGATTTCTGGGCCGGATTCGCCGACCTCGTCCGGGAGTTCACCCCCCGCAACCGGAAGCTGCTGGCCCGCCGCGATGAGCTGCAGGAACAGCTCGACGAGTACTACCGCGCCAACCCGGGCCGGCCCGATCCGGTCGAGCACGAGAAGTTCCTCCGCGACATCGGTTACCTGGTCGCCACTCCCGCGGAGAACAGGATCCGCACCCGCGGCATCGACGAGGAGGTCGCCACCATGGCCGGCCCGCAGTTGGTCGTCCCGATCCTCAACGCACGTTTCGCCATCAACGCCGCCAACGCGCGCTGGGGCTCCCTCTACGACGCGCTCTACGGCACCAACGCCATCCCCGAGGACGGCGGGGCCGGGAAGGGCCGGGAGTACAACCCGGTCCGCGGTCGGAAGGTCATCGCCTGGGGGCGCGAGTTCCTCGACGCCGCCATCCCGCTCGACGGCGCCTCCCACGCGGACGTCGAGAAGTACAGCATCCTGGACGGCTACCTGGCCGCGACGGTCGACGGCCGGGAGCACCGCCTGAAGGACAAGACCGTCTACCGCGGCTTCTGCGGCGAGATCGACGATCCGGGCTGCATCCTGCTGCGCCACAACGGCCTGCACATCCAGCTGGAGATCGATCCGACCTCCCCCATCGGCCGGGACGACAAGGCCGGCATCAAGGACATCATCCTCGAGTCCGCGGTCACCACCATCATGGACTTCGAGGACTCCGTCGCGGCCGTCGACGGCGAGGACAAGACCCTCGGCTACCGCAACTGGTTCGGCCTCAACACCGGTGAGCTGTCCGAGCAGGTCACCAAGGACGGGCGTGCCTTCACCCGCACCCTGAACCCGGACCGCTCCTACATCGGCCGCAACGGCACGGAGATCCGCCTGCACGGGCGCTCCCTGCTGTTCGTCCGCAACGTCGGCCACCTCATGCGCAACCCCGCCATCCTGGTCGACGGCGAGGAGATCTACGAGGGCATCATGGATGCGGTCATCACCGCCCTCTGCGCCATCCCGGGCCTGAACGTCCGCAACCCGCTGCGCAACTCCCGCACCGGGTCCATCTACATCGTCAAGCCGAAGCAGCACGGCCCCGAGGAGGTCGCCTTCACCAATGACCTGTTCGGCCGCGTCGAGGATCTGCTCGGCCTGCCGCGCTACACCATCAAGGTCGGCGTCATGGACGAGGAGCGCCGCACCTCCGCCAACCTGGACGCCTGCATCATGAACGTCGCCGACCGCCTGGCGTTCATCAACACCGGCTTCCTCGACCGCACGGGCGATGAGATCCACACCTCCATGCAGGCCGGCGCCATGGTTCGCAAGGCCGACATGCAGACCTCCCCCTGGAAGCAGGCCTACGAGGACAACAACGTCGACGCCGGCCTCGAGCGCGGCCTGTCCGGTCGCGCGCAGATCGGCAAGGGCATGTGGGCGCAGACCGAGCTGATGGCCGAGATGCTCGAGGCCAAGATCGGCCAGCCGCGCGAGGGCGCGAACACCGCGTGGGTCCCCTCCCCCACCGGCGCGACCCTGCACGCCACCCACTACCACCGCGTCGATGTCTTCGCCGCCCAGGAGGAGCTGAAGAAGGCCGGCCGCCGCGACTCCCTCCACGATCTGCTGACCGTCCCGGTCGCCCCGTCCGCCGACTGGACCGAGGAGGAGAAGCAGGAGGAGCTGGACAACAACTGCCAGTCCATCCTCGGCTACGTCGTCCGCTGGGTCGAGCAGGGCGTGGGCTGCTCCAAGGTCCCGGACATCCACGACACCGCCCTGATGGAGGACCGCGCCACCCTGCGCATCTCCTCCCAGCTGCTGTGCAACTGGCTGGTCCACGGCGTGGTCACCGAGGAGCAGGTCATCGAGTCGCTGGAGCGCATGGCCGCCGTCGTCGACCGCCAGAACGAGGATGACCCGGCCTACCTGCCGATGTCACGGGACTACGACTACTCGATCGCCTTCCAGGCCGCGAAGGACCTGCTCCTCAAGGGCGCGGAGACCCCGTCCGGCTACACCGAGCCGATCCTCCACGCCCGCCGCCGCGAGTTCAAGGAGCGCGAGGGCCTCCGGTAG
- the aceA gene encoding isocitrate lyase has protein sequence MTTTGQARTAAEIQQDWDLNPRWEGIDRDYTAEQVAELQGSVVEEHTLARRGAEILWDKVSRRDGSYVHALGALTGNQAVQQVRGGLEAVYLSGWQVAGDANLSGHTYPDQSLYPANSVPQVVRRINNALLRADEVARVEGDASVDNWLVPIVADGEAGFGGALNVYELQKAMIAAGAAGTHWEDQLASEKKCGHLGGKVLIPTQQHIRTLNSARLAADVANTPTVVIARTDAEAATLITSDVDERDQRFITGERTAEGYYHVQNGLEPCIARAKAYAPYADMIWMETGTPDLELAKQFAEGVRSEFPDQLLSYNCSPSFNWSAHLDADEIAKFQKELGAMGFTFQFITLAGFHSLNYGMFDLAHGYAREGMTAFVDLQNREFAAAEERGFTAVKHQREVGAGYFDTIATTVDPNSSTTALKGSTEEGQFATVNA, from the coding sequence ATGACCACCACCGGCCAGGCACGTACCGCAGCAGAAATCCAGCAGGACTGGGACCTCAACCCCCGCTGGGAGGGCATTGACCGCGACTACACCGCCGAGCAGGTCGCCGAGCTCCAGGGCTCCGTCGTCGAGGAGCACACCCTCGCCCGCCGCGGCGCCGAGATCCTCTGGGACAAGGTCTCCCGTCGCGACGGCTCCTACGTCCACGCCCTCGGCGCGCTGACCGGCAACCAGGCCGTCCAGCAGGTCCGCGGCGGACTGGAGGCCGTCTACCTCTCCGGCTGGCAGGTCGCCGGTGACGCCAATCTCTCCGGCCACACCTACCCGGACCAGTCCCTGTACCCGGCCAACTCGGTCCCGCAGGTCGTCCGCCGCATCAACAACGCCCTGCTCCGCGCCGACGAGGTCGCCCGCGTCGAGGGCGACGCGAGCGTCGACAACTGGCTCGTCCCGATCGTCGCCGACGGCGAGGCCGGCTTCGGCGGCGCACTGAACGTCTACGAGCTGCAGAAGGCCATGATCGCCGCCGGCGCCGCCGGCACCCACTGGGAGGATCAGCTCGCCTCCGAGAAGAAGTGCGGCCACCTGGGCGGCAAGGTTCTCATCCCGACCCAGCAGCACATCCGCACCCTGAACTCCGCCCGCCTGGCCGCCGACGTCGCCAACACCCCGACCGTCGTCATCGCCCGCACCGACGCCGAGGCCGCCACCCTGATCACCTCGGACGTCGACGAGCGCGACCAGCGCTTCATCACCGGCGAGCGCACCGCCGAGGGCTACTACCACGTCCAGAACGGCCTCGAGCCCTGCATCGCCCGCGCGAAGGCCTACGCCCCGTACGCGGACATGATCTGGATGGAGACCGGCACCCCGGACCTTGAGCTGGCCAAGCAGTTCGCCGAGGGCGTGCGCTCCGAGTTCCCGGACCAGCTGCTGTCCTACAACTGCTCCCCGTCGTTCAACTGGTCCGCGCACCTGGACGCCGACGAGATCGCCAAGTTCCAGAAGGAGCTGGGTGCGATGGGCTTCACCTTCCAGTTCATCACCCTGGCCGGCTTCCACTCGCTCAACTACGGCATGTTCGACCTGGCCCACGGCTACGCCCGCGAGGGCATGACCGCCTTCGTCGACCTGCAGAACCGCGAGTTCGCCGCGGCCGAGGAGCGCGGTTTCACCGCCGTCAAGCACCAGCGTGAGGTCGGTGCCGGCTACTTCGACACCATCGCCACCACCGTCGACCCGAACTCCTCCACCACCGCCCTGAAGGGCTCCACGGAGGAAGGACAGTTCGCCACGGTCAACGCGTAA
- the rraA gene encoding ribonuclease E activity regulator RraA, whose translation MTTFIPTADLVDIIGADVRSCDTQFFNFGGTTEFCGPVTTIRCFQDNGLVKKTLNTPNPGGVLVVDGDSSKHTALMGDVIAAAGVENGWAGVVILGVIRDSAVVGTMAFGCKALGTNPRKSTKTEAGEKDIVVSFGGVDFVPGHTLYADSDGIVVTEAPVAVPAR comes from the coding sequence ATGACCACCTTCATCCCCACGGCGGATCTGGTCGACATCATCGGCGCGGACGTCCGCTCCTGCGACACCCAGTTCTTCAACTTCGGCGGGACAACCGAGTTCTGCGGCCCCGTCACCACCATCAGGTGCTTCCAGGACAACGGTCTGGTCAAAAAGACCCTGAACACCCCCAACCCGGGCGGGGTGCTGGTCGTCGACGGTGACTCGTCGAAGCACACCGCGCTCATGGGCGACGTCATCGCCGCCGCGGGCGTCGAGAACGGCTGGGCCGGGGTGGTCATCCTCGGCGTCATCCGCGACTCCGCGGTGGTGGGCACCATGGCATTCGGCTGCAAGGCGCTCGGCACCAACCCGCGCAAGTCCACCAAGACCGAGGCGGGGGAGAAGGACATCGTGGTCTCCTTCGGCGGCGTCGACTTCGTCCCGGGCCACACCCTCTACGCCGACAGCGACGGCATCGTGGTCACCGAAGCGCCGGTGGCGGTGCCGGCGCGGTAG
- a CDS encoding TetR/AcrR family transcriptional regulator codes for MSGLRETKKAATRATLARAAARLALDRGAEGLTVAAVSEAAGVSPRTFHNYFTSMEEALVEFIVDRASSLAEQLNAVPADVGLFEAVEKVVLVGLRRDNGGHGELDSFATLFRIGDVLQTLTGVDARPEFTEHLGPVFETVHPRVSGLDEFGSQVAVNAAVSVARTALETYYSLPEPRDGATGEELVHRAFAVVRLA; via the coding sequence ATGTCCGGACTCCGTGAAACCAAGAAGGCCGCCACCCGCGCCACCCTGGCGCGCGCGGCCGCCCGTCTCGCGCTCGACAGGGGCGCGGAGGGGTTGACCGTGGCCGCCGTCTCGGAGGCCGCGGGCGTCTCACCGCGCACCTTCCACAACTACTTCACGTCCATGGAGGAGGCGCTCGTCGAGTTCATCGTCGACCGCGCCTCCTCCCTGGCGGAGCAGCTCAACGCCGTGCCCGCGGACGTCGGGTTGTTCGAGGCGGTCGAGAAGGTCGTGCTCGTCGGGCTGCGCCGCGACAACGGCGGGCACGGGGAACTCGATTCGTTCGCCACCCTGTTCCGCATCGGCGACGTGCTGCAGACGCTCACGGGCGTCGACGCCCGTCCCGAGTTCACCGAGCACCTGGGACCGGTCTTCGAGACGGTCCACCCCCGGGTGTCCGGCCTCGACGAATTCGGCTCACAGGTGGCCGTCAACGCCGCCGTGTCGGTGGCGCGCACGGCCCTCGAGACCTACTACTCGCTTCCCGAACCCCGCGACGGGGCCACCGGGGAGGAGCTGGTCCACCGCGCCTTCGCTGTGGTGAGACTGGCTTAA
- a CDS encoding MMPL family transporter, protein MAKFLYNLGSLAYRKKWPFLALWLIILIAVGTLAGLFAKSPSTTFTIPGLDSVVTMEKMQERFPDAEDSTSAPTGNIAVQAPEGQTLTDPAVQAEVNEMLEEVRQTGVLENPEAVVDPVLAAQGLQAQMVPQLEAQGTPPEKIAADVAAVSPLSEDETTGIISVSFDAPAVMDIAAEDLEAVTNVLDEYDEGDLTVVYNGNAFGAAATTINMTSELIGLLVAAVVLLVTFGSVVAAGMPLISAIIGVGIGILGVQLTTAFSDDINEMTPVLASMIGLAVGIDYALFIVSRFRNELIKAAGGNDLEPKDLAEKLRGMSVATRAHAMGMAVGTAGSAVIFAGLTVLIALAALSIINIPFLTAMALAAAATVAIAVLIALSFLPALVSLFGTRVFAGRVPGVKAPDPEDEHPTMGLRWVRRVRKHPVLHLVVGVLLLGLLAIPAVNMRLAMPTDGTAAPGTPPRIAHEITEDAFGPGRNAPMIALVDTIDLPAEERPAAVGAAVQEFLDTEGVTNAQVVATTEDMDTAQVLITPEFGATDPQTSETLQALRDAETGYNEQTGATYGITGVTPIFDDISDRLQDVLLPYIAIVLVLAFLVLLLVFRSIWVPLLAALGFGLSVAATFGVTVAIFQEGWFGIIGDPQPLLSFLPIMLIGLVFGLAMDYQVFLVTRMREGWSHGKTAGNATSNGFKHGARVVTAAALIMISVFAAFMAQEMVFIKTMGFALAVAVFFDAFIVRMMIIPATMFLLDERAWWLPKWLDKILPKVDVEGEGIRDLSVADAQPEPAPATAR, encoded by the coding sequence ATGGCTAAATTCCTCTACAACCTCGGTAGTCTCGCCTACCGGAAGAAATGGCCCTTCCTGGCCTTGTGGCTGATCATCCTGATCGCGGTCGGTACCCTCGCCGGCCTCTTCGCCAAGTCCCCGTCCACCACCTTCACCATCCCGGGGCTGGACTCGGTGGTCACGATGGAGAAGATGCAGGAGCGCTTCCCCGACGCCGAGGACTCCACCAGCGCCCCCACCGGCAATATCGCCGTCCAGGCCCCCGAGGGACAGACGCTGACCGATCCGGCCGTCCAGGCCGAGGTCAACGAGATGCTCGAGGAGGTCCGTCAGACCGGCGTGCTCGAGAATCCCGAGGCGGTCGTCGATCCGGTCCTGGCCGCCCAGGGCCTGCAGGCGCAGATGGTTCCTCAGCTCGAGGCCCAGGGCACCCCGCCGGAGAAGATCGCCGCCGACGTCGCCGCCGTCAGCCCGCTGAGCGAGGACGAGACCACCGGCATCATCTCCGTGAGCTTCGACGCCCCGGCCGTGATGGACATCGCGGCCGAGGACCTCGAGGCCGTCACCAACGTGCTCGACGAGTACGACGAGGGTGACCTGACGGTGGTCTACAACGGCAACGCCTTCGGCGCGGCCGCCACCACCATCAACATGACCTCCGAGCTCATCGGCCTGCTGGTCGCCGCCGTGGTCCTGCTGGTCACCTTCGGTTCCGTCGTCGCCGCCGGCATGCCGCTGATCTCCGCCATCATCGGCGTCGGCATCGGCATCCTGGGCGTCCAGTTGACCACCGCCTTCTCCGACGACATCAACGAGATGACCCCGGTCCTGGCCTCCATGATCGGCCTGGCAGTGGGCATCGACTACGCCCTGTTCATCGTCTCCCGTTTCCGCAACGAGCTGATCAAGGCCGCCGGCGGCAACGACCTGGAGCCGAAGGACCTGGCGGAGAAGCTCCGCGGGATGAGCGTGGCCACCCGGGCGCACGCGATGGGCATGGCCGTCGGCACCGCCGGCTCCGCCGTGATCTTCGCCGGCCTGACGGTGCTGATCGCTCTGGCCGCGCTGTCCATCATCAACATCCCGTTCCTGACCGCCATGGCCCTGGCGGCCGCCGCCACCGTGGCCATCGCCGTGCTGATCGCCCTGTCCTTCCTCCCGGCCCTGGTCAGCCTGTTCGGCACCCGCGTCTTCGCCGGGCGCGTGCCGGGCGTGAAGGCACCGGATCCGGAGGACGAGCACCCGACCATGGGCCTGCGCTGGGTCCGCCGCGTGCGTAAGCACCCGGTCCTGCACCTGGTGGTGGGCGTCCTGTTGCTCGGCCTGCTGGCCATCCCGGCCGTCAACATGCGCCTGGCCATGCCGACCGACGGCACCGCCGCCCCGGGCACCCCGCCGCGCATCGCCCACGAGATCACCGAGGACGCCTTCGGCCCGGGCCGCAACGCCCCGATGATCGCCCTGGTGGACACCATCGACCTGCCTGCCGAGGAGCGCCCGGCCGCCGTCGGCGCAGCGGTGCAGGAGTTCCTGGACACCGAGGGCGTGACCAACGCCCAGGTCGTCGCCACCACCGAGGACATGGACACCGCCCAGGTCCTGATCACTCCGGAGTTCGGGGCGACCGACCCGCAGACCTCCGAGACCCTGCAGGCTCTGCGCGACGCGGAGACCGGCTACAACGAGCAGACCGGCGCGACCTACGGCATCACCGGTGTGACCCCGATCTTCGACGACATTTCGGACCGCCTCCAGGACGTGCTGCTGCCCTACATCGCGATCGTGCTGGTGCTGGCCTTCCTGGTGCTGCTGCTGGTGTTCCGCTCCATCTGGGTCCCGTTGCTCGCCGCCCTGGGCTTCGGCCTGTCCGTGGCCGCCACCTTCGGTGTCACCGTGGCGATCTTCCAGGAGGGCTGGTTCGGCATCATCGGCGATCCGCAGCCGCTGCTGAGCTTCCTGCCCATCATGCTCATCGGCCTGGTCTTCGGCCTGGCGATGGACTACCAGGTCTTCCTGGTCACCCGCATGCGCGAGGGCTGGTCGCACGGCAAGACCGCCGGCAACGCCACCTCCAACGGATTCAAGCACGGGGCCCGCGTGGTCACCGCCGCCGCCCTGATCATGATCTCCGTCTTCGCGGCCTTCATGGCCCAGGAGATGGTCTTCATCAAGACCATGGGCTTCGCCCTGGCGGTCGCGGTGTTCTTCGACGCGTTCATCGTCCGCATGATGATCATTCCGGCCACCATGTTCCTGCTGGACGAGCGCGCGTGGTGGCTGCCGAAGTGGCTCGACAAGATCCTGCCGAAGGTCGACGTCGAGGGCGAGGGCATCCGCGACCTCAGCGTCGCGGACGCACAGCCCGAGCCGGCACCCGCCACGGCACGATAG
- a CDS encoding NRAMP family divalent metal transporter: MFLMATSAIGPGFLTQTSVFTAQMGAAFAFAILISILVDIAIQLNVWRVLAVSGLRANELGNTVLPYLGWVMAAFVFVGGLVFNIGNIAGTGLGINAMLGLDPKIGGAVSALIAIFVFLSRRAGLALDRIVVGLGAIMILLMLYVAVVSAPPVGEALRNTVAPENVDFLVITTLIGGTVGGYITFAGAHRMIDSGITGRESVREITRGSVLGIIVTGVMRVLLFLAVLGVVATGVALSQDNTAADAFYHAAGEVGLRVFGVVLWAAGLTSVIGASYTSVTFVTTQTTPDRTRSVITVVFIAVCAVAYLLLETAPQTLLIFAGAFNGLILPVGFAVVLWVAWRRRDLLDGYRYPVWLLVLGVLVWLLTIYLGWNSLTGISSLWS; the protein is encoded by the coding sequence ATGTTCCTCATGGCCACGAGCGCGATCGGCCCGGGATTCCTCACCCAGACCAGCGTGTTCACGGCGCAGATGGGGGCGGCGTTCGCCTTCGCCATCCTGATCTCGATTCTGGTGGACATCGCCATCCAGCTGAACGTCTGGCGGGTCCTGGCGGTCTCGGGGCTGCGGGCCAACGAACTCGGCAACACCGTGCTGCCGTACCTGGGCTGGGTGATGGCCGCCTTCGTGTTCGTCGGCGGGCTGGTGTTCAACATCGGCAATATCGCCGGCACAGGCCTCGGCATCAACGCCATGCTGGGACTGGACCCGAAGATCGGCGGTGCGGTCTCCGCGCTGATCGCCATCTTCGTCTTCCTGTCCAGGCGCGCCGGGCTGGCACTCGACAGGATCGTCGTCGGCCTCGGCGCGATCATGATCCTGCTGATGCTGTATGTGGCGGTGGTCTCCGCCCCGCCGGTCGGCGAGGCGCTGAGAAACACCGTCGCCCCCGAGAACGTCGACTTCCTCGTGATCACCACCCTGATCGGAGGCACCGTCGGCGGCTACATCACCTTCGCCGGCGCCCACCGCATGATCGACAGCGGAATCACCGGCCGGGAGAGCGTCCGGGAGATCACCCGCGGCTCCGTGCTGGGCATCATCGTCACCGGAGTCATGCGCGTGCTGCTCTTCCTCGCGGTGCTCGGCGTCGTCGCCACGGGCGTCGCACTCTCCCAGGACAACACCGCGGCCGACGCCTTCTACCACGCGGCGGGTGAGGTGGGACTCCGGGTCTTCGGTGTCGTCCTGTGGGCGGCGGGTCTGACCTCCGTCATCGGCGCGTCCTACACCTCGGTCACCTTCGTGACCACCCAGACGACCCCGGACCGCACCCGCTCGGTCATCACCGTCGTCTTCATCGCCGTGTGCGCCGTCGCCTACCTCCTCCTGGAGACCGCGCCGCAGACCCTGCTGATCTTCGCCGGCGCCTTCAACGGGCTCATCCTGCCCGTCGGCTTCGCCGTCGTCCTGTGGGTCGCCTGGCGACGCCGCGACCTGCTGGACGGCTACCGGTACCCGGTGTGGCTGCTCGTCCTCGGCGTCCTGGTCTGGCTGCTCACGATCTACCTCGGCTGGAATTCCCTGACCGGTATCTCGTCCCTGTGGAGCTGA
- a CDS encoding putative hydro-lyase: MDDRDKAKLTPARARELFRGGAVTPTAGFSRGHAQANLIAVPVEDAFDFLLFAQRNPKPCPLLGVLEPGQVSSELLTGGDIRTDLPSYRIYRDGELVDEVPDATGWWRDDMVSFLIGCSFTFESALLDNGVPVAHIEQNRNVPMYRTSIDTVPAGRFAGPLVVSMRPVPASQVADAVRITSRYPAVHGAPVHVGDPGAIGIPDLAHPDFGEAVDLPPGAVPVFWACGVTPQAVVMASRPALAISHSPGHMLVTDARDLQYQVP; encoded by the coding sequence ATGGATGACAGGGACAAGGCGAAGCTGACGCCCGCCCGGGCCCGCGAGCTCTTCCGCGGCGGGGCGGTCACGCCCACCGCGGGCTTCTCCCGGGGCCACGCACAGGCGAATCTCATTGCGGTGCCGGTCGAGGACGCCTTCGACTTCCTGCTGTTCGCGCAGCGCAACCCGAAGCCGTGTCCGCTGCTCGGCGTGCTGGAGCCGGGCCAGGTCTCGTCGGAGCTCCTGACGGGCGGCGATATCCGCACCGACCTCCCGTCCTACCGCATCTACCGGGACGGCGAACTCGTGGACGAGGTCCCCGACGCCACCGGATGGTGGCGCGACGACATGGTCTCGTTCCTCATCGGGTGCTCGTTCACCTTCGAGTCCGCGCTGCTGGACAACGGCGTCCCAGTCGCCCACATCGAGCAGAACCGCAACGTCCCCATGTACCGGACCTCGATCGACACCGTCCCGGCGGGGCGTTTCGCCGGGCCGTTGGTGGTGTCCATGCGCCCCGTCCCGGCCTCGCAGGTCGCCGACGCCGTGCGCATCACCTCCCGCTATCCGGCGGTGCACGGGGCGCCGGTCCACGTCGGTGATCCGGGTGCGATCGGCATCCCCGACCTGGCGCACCCGGACTTCGGGGAGGCCGTGGACCTGCCCCCGGGAGCCGTACCGGTGTTCTGGGCGTGCGGGGTCACGCCTCAGGCGGTGGTCATGGCCTCGCGGCCGGCCCTGGCCATCAGCCACTCACCCGGGCACATGCTCGTCACCGATGCCAGAGATCTGCAGTATCAGGTGCCGTAG
- a CDS encoding GntR family transcriptional regulator, giving the protein MRAHSAAGAIRQAISAGEFTPGEKLIETEMSERFGISRNTLRESFAMLIADGVLTRIPFRGVFISAPTADDVRDLYLARGAIEPGAVRWGAHHDIARLEAIVAEAEQALGEGRLSDAATANQRFHRELVAGAGSRLLDETMDRVLAQMRLAFLRVLAQQPDFHAAYVPVNRRVLDLLRQGEREEAARVLQASLAGTSERLEELFAATAPDTADLWHR; this is encoded by the coding sequence ATGCGTGCCCACTCCGCCGCCGGCGCCATCCGCCAGGCCATCTCGGCCGGCGAGTTCACCCCCGGCGAGAAGTTGATCGAGACCGAGATGTCCGAGCGTTTCGGTATCTCCCGCAACACCCTGCGGGAGAGCTTCGCCATGCTCATCGCGGACGGCGTGCTGACCAGGATCCCCTTCCGCGGGGTGTTCATCTCCGCCCCCACGGCGGACGACGTCCGGGATCTCTACCTCGCCCGCGGCGCCATCGAACCCGGGGCGGTGCGCTGGGGTGCCCACCACGACATCGCCAGGCTGGAGGCCATCGTCGCGGAGGCGGAACAGGCGTTGGGCGAGGGGCGGTTGAGCGATGCCGCCACCGCCAACCAGCGCTTCCACCGAGAGCTGGTGGCCGGGGCGGGTTCGCGCCTCCTCGACGAGACCATGGATCGGGTGCTCGCGCAGATGCGCCTGGCCTTCCTGCGCGTCCTGGCGCAGCAGCCCGATTTCCACGCCGCCTACGTGCCGGTCAACCGGCGGGTCCTGGATCTGCTCCGGCAGGGGGAGCGCGAGGAGGCCGCCCGGGTACTGCAGGCCTCACTCGCGGGCACCAGTGAGAGACTCGAGGAGCTCTTCGCCGCTACGGCACCTGATACTGCAGATCTCTGGCATCGGTGA